A genomic segment from Xyrauchen texanus isolate HMW12.3.18 chromosome 21, RBS_HiC_50CHRs, whole genome shotgun sequence encodes:
- the wfdc1 gene encoding WAP four-disulfide core domain protein 1 encodes MPDCQIRIGFVPVLMVYCLLLLATGSGNARMRKRGLNQKDYEYPNHPETTQHQKNDRCPPPPQMLPEKACEVPGCRSDSECERHKRCCYNGCIYACLESVQPPPVLDWLVQPKPRWLGGNGWLLDGPEEVLQAEACSTTEDGDEPLLCPTGYECHIINPGNPSAGIPNRGQCIKQRGNSDGRSLRHKYYKDYKDYLGSNSNNAVSYEKNQHKHLG; translated from the exons ATGCCAGACTGTCAGATCCGGATTGGGTTTGTGCCGGTACTGATGGTCTACTGCTTGCTGCTGTTGGCAACTGGTTCAGGGAATGCACGCATGAGGAAAAGGGGACTAAACCAGAAG GACTACGAGTACCCCAACCACCCCGAGACCACTCAGCATCAAAAGAACGACCGCTGCCCTCCGCCACCCCAGATGCTGCCTGAGAAGGCCTGTGAGGTGCCGGGCTGTCGGTCCGATTCCGAATGTGAGAGACACAAACGATGCTGTTACAACGGCTGCATTTACGCGTGCCTTGAGTCAGTGCAACCTCCACCAG TGCTGGACTGGTTGGTGCAGCCCAAGCCGCGGTGGTTGGGAGGGAATGGCTGGCTTTTAGATGGACCAGAGGAGGTTTTGCAGG CGGAGGCTTGCAGCACCACAGAGGATGGAGATGAGCCTTTGCTCTGTCCCACTGGTTATGAGTGCCATATCATTAACCCAGGAAACCCATCCGCTGGGATCCCAAACCGAGGCCAGTGCATCAAACAGCGAGGAAACTCAG ATGGACGTAGCCTGAGACACAAGTACTACAAAGATTACAAGGATTATTTAG GAAGTAACTCCAACAATGCAGTGAGCTATGAGAAAAATCAACACAAGCACTTAGGCTGA